A region of Malaclemys terrapin pileata isolate rMalTer1 chromosome 5, rMalTer1.hap1, whole genome shotgun sequence DNA encodes the following proteins:
- the CENPU gene encoding centromere protein U isoform X1, whose protein sequence is MDKKRKMHGKSHMPALEKTSKKTLKRNKLDLDVEDIALIPTQEYKAKSHPRSKLLPCEEPDVSRILKITESGQVEEPDDSFDHPLHSTAVDAGGNVELQEEEHMSASDSSPQGKHAETRKNQCSLKMAEDNKSETDDSEDESLKENKIQKKISGNAMTNVEESKLPSALALGNSSSESNISNKVTDLVKKLNAQKKPKNSVKSHMKPKKSSQKSALDPSADDSPCSIQIWCPKGLKRFPQDITELDVVLAEYEKITADYKQRVESRICREAIEGFYSGFKDQLTNTITEVQELKDLKRKNAKVITDINKKRRRLLEVREELIRTGPQLKQLQREYAELQERESSLRNATQFLTDLKEMQQRYRNCREDHPQEKVVYGTSSIPALLMESQLILRAESHFQNISTRLQEVLNLQKKELPEKF, encoded by the exons ATGGATAAGAAAAGGAAGATGCATGGTAAAAGCCACATGCCTGCTCT tgagaagaCCTCAAAGAAAACATTGAAAAGAAATAAACTGGAT TTGGATGTAGAAGACATTGCTTTAATACCCACCCAGGAATACAAAGCTAAGTCCCATCCTCGCAGTAAATTACTTCCATGTGAGGAACCGGATGTCTCAAGGATATTGAAGATAACTGAGAGTGGGCAAGTTGAGGAGCCTGATGATTCATTTG ATCACCCTTTACACAGCACTGCTGTAGACGCTGGTGGGAATGTGGAATTGCAGGAAGAGGAACACATGTCAGCTAGTGATTCATCTCCACAAGGGAAACATGCAGAAACAAG AAAAAATCAGTGTAGCTTGAAAATGGCTGAAGATAACAAATCAGAGACAGATGATTCTGAAGACGAATCCCTGAAGGAGAATAAGATACAGAAAAAG ATATCAGGAAACGCCATGACCAATGTGGAGGAATCTAAGTTACCATCTGCATTAGCATTGGGGAACAGCTCTTCAGAAAGCAACATATCAAATAAGGTTACAGATTTAGTGAAGAAGTTGAATGCACAAAAG AAGCCCAAGAACAGTGTTAAATCCCATATGAAACCAAAGAAGTCTTCACAAAAGAGTGCATTAGATCCTTCTG CTGATGATAGCCCATGTTCTATACAGATTTGGTGCCCGAAAGGGCTGAAAAGATTTCCCCAAGATATTACAGAATTGGATGTTGTTCTGGCTGAGTATGAGAAGATAACTGCAGACTACAA ACAAAGGGTGGAGTCTAGGATTTGTAGGGAAGCTATTGAGGGCTTCTATTCTGGCTTTAAGGACCAACTCACTAATACT ATAACAGAAGTCCAGGAACTGAaggatttgaaaagaaaaaatgctAAG GTGATCACAGACATCAACAAGAAAAGACGGCGTTTGCTGGAAGTTAGAGAAGAACTAATTCG GACTGGACCACAACTGAAGCAACTACAAAGAGAATATGCTGAGCTACAAGAGAGAGAATCTTCTCTCAGGAACGCAACCCAGTTCCTAACTGATTTAAAGGAGATGCAGCAACGGTATAGAAATTGCAGAGAAgaccacccacaagagaaagtagTC TACGGAACTTCCAGCATTCCTGCTCTTCTGATGGAATCTCAACTAATTTTAAGAGCTGAAAGTCATTTTCAAAATATCAGCACAAGATTACAAGAAGTTCTGAATTtgcagaaaaaggagctgccagAGAAATTTTAA
- the CENPU gene encoding centromere protein U isoform X2, producing MDKKRKMHGKSHMPALEKTSKKTLKRNKLDEYKAKSHPRSKLLPCEEPDVSRILKITESGQVEEPDDSFDHPLHSTAVDAGGNVELQEEEHMSASDSSPQGKHAETRKNQCSLKMAEDNKSETDDSEDESLKENKIQKKISGNAMTNVEESKLPSALALGNSSSESNISNKVTDLVKKLNAQKKPKNSVKSHMKPKKSSQKSALDPSADDSPCSIQIWCPKGLKRFPQDITELDVVLAEYEKITADYKQRVESRICREAIEGFYSGFKDQLTNTITEVQELKDLKRKNAKVITDINKKRRRLLEVREELIRTGPQLKQLQREYAELQERESSLRNATQFLTDLKEMQQRYRNCREDHPQEKVVYGTSSIPALLMESQLILRAESHFQNISTRLQEVLNLQKKELPEKF from the exons ATGGATAAGAAAAGGAAGATGCATGGTAAAAGCCACATGCCTGCTCT tgagaagaCCTCAAAGAAAACATTGAAAAGAAATAAACTGGAT GAATACAAAGCTAAGTCCCATCCTCGCAGTAAATTACTTCCATGTGAGGAACCGGATGTCTCAAGGATATTGAAGATAACTGAGAGTGGGCAAGTTGAGGAGCCTGATGATTCATTTG ATCACCCTTTACACAGCACTGCTGTAGACGCTGGTGGGAATGTGGAATTGCAGGAAGAGGAACACATGTCAGCTAGTGATTCATCTCCACAAGGGAAACATGCAGAAACAAG AAAAAATCAGTGTAGCTTGAAAATGGCTGAAGATAACAAATCAGAGACAGATGATTCTGAAGACGAATCCCTGAAGGAGAATAAGATACAGAAAAAG ATATCAGGAAACGCCATGACCAATGTGGAGGAATCTAAGTTACCATCTGCATTAGCATTGGGGAACAGCTCTTCAGAAAGCAACATATCAAATAAGGTTACAGATTTAGTGAAGAAGTTGAATGCACAAAAG AAGCCCAAGAACAGTGTTAAATCCCATATGAAACCAAAGAAGTCTTCACAAAAGAGTGCATTAGATCCTTCTG CTGATGATAGCCCATGTTCTATACAGATTTGGTGCCCGAAAGGGCTGAAAAGATTTCCCCAAGATATTACAGAATTGGATGTTGTTCTGGCTGAGTATGAGAAGATAACTGCAGACTACAA ACAAAGGGTGGAGTCTAGGATTTGTAGGGAAGCTATTGAGGGCTTCTATTCTGGCTTTAAGGACCAACTCACTAATACT ATAACAGAAGTCCAGGAACTGAaggatttgaaaagaaaaaatgctAAG GTGATCACAGACATCAACAAGAAAAGACGGCGTTTGCTGGAAGTTAGAGAAGAACTAATTCG GACTGGACCACAACTGAAGCAACTACAAAGAGAATATGCTGAGCTACAAGAGAGAGAATCTTCTCTCAGGAACGCAACCCAGTTCCTAACTGATTTAAAGGAGATGCAGCAACGGTATAGAAATTGCAGAGAAgaccacccacaagagaaagtagTC TACGGAACTTCCAGCATTCCTGCTCTTCTGATGGAATCTCAACTAATTTTAAGAGCTGAAAGTCATTTTCAAAATATCAGCACAAGATTACAAGAAGTTCTGAATTtgcagaaaaaggagctgccagAGAAATTTTAA